In the genome of Balneolaceae bacterium, one region contains:
- a CDS encoding outer membrane protein transport protein yields MRKFLKITILFVLIFGVEKAISQHPNNNLLYSNQATLFGDQGVSFDPVSIVLPGTATKSGIGSFMDNPAGIALYEKSYFDFGLSYGSVQEDATYLGNSRTQDNNQFNMSNIGFLYKFPTEQGSFVIGAAYTRHTSFNRGVGFRARNESSTITDQFKTDGSPYQDIAFNTYATDYGDEFQDWDESVFRIGFEQFGDYLGVRQQGEILQDGGGGEYSLFFATEFQKNLMVGASIGLLSGKFEYDRIFQEIDEFNDYNSQIIDSDDDGTFDTDIDNLLLDDNLSTRYNGFRARAGLLYKLTENLNVGVSYTLPTKITIDETFDATLTTTFDNGTEFSDGTDSEFSYNVNYPGMLKIGAALQNLSGLSVSLSAEYVDYSNTEIEFEESELFEDEVLENDFIREAYQSVWSYRAGFAYDVNPGLTLRGGYGFKPSRFDDGIDDKTAYSFGAGFTVGEGLRFEAAARYLTWDEESTVYEYGEYNYEPLPDNLPAVNFRSETANRAVNQWQILGTIRVRM; encoded by the coding sequence ATGCGAAAATTTTTAAAAATTACCATCCTGTTTGTACTGATATTTGGCGTGGAAAAGGCCATTTCTCAGCATCCCAATAATAATCTTCTTTATAGCAATCAAGCTACACTTTTCGGGGATCAGGGAGTTTCTTTTGATCCCGTTTCAATCGTCCTTCCCGGTACAGCTACAAAATCTGGCATCGGCTCGTTTATGGACAATCCTGCCGGTATTGCCCTCTATGAAAAGAGTTATTTTGATTTTGGTTTATCGTACGGAAGCGTTCAGGAAGATGCTACCTATTTGGGAAATTCAAGAACTCAGGACAACAATCAGTTTAACATGTCGAATATTGGTTTTTTGTACAAATTTCCGACAGAACAGGGCAGTTTTGTAATTGGGGCTGCTTATACAAGGCATACATCTTTTAACAGGGGAGTGGGATTCAGAGCCCGGAACGAATCCAGTACTATAACCGATCAGTTTAAAACCGATGGGTCTCCCTACCAGGATATTGCATTTAATACGTATGCCACAGATTACGGCGATGAGTTCCAGGACTGGGATGAGTCTGTTTTTCGAATTGGATTTGAGCAGTTTGGCGATTACCTGGGTGTTCGACAGCAGGGTGAAATACTACAGGATGGCGGTGGCGGAGAGTACTCTCTGTTTTTTGCTACAGAGTTCCAGAAAAACTTGATGGTGGGTGCAAGTATTGGATTACTATCCGGGAAATTTGAATACGACCGAATTTTCCAGGAGATCGACGAATTTAATGACTATAACAGCCAGATTATTGACAGCGATGATGATGGTACGTTTGATACAGATATCGACAATTTATTACTGGATGACAATTTAAGCACCCGGTATAATGGATTCCGAGCCCGTGCGGGACTTCTTTACAAATTAACGGAGAATCTGAACGTGGGTGTCAGTTACACACTGCCAACAAAAATTACGATTGATGAAACGTTTGACGCTACCCTTACAACGACATTTGATAATGGCACCGAGTTCAGTGACGGTACAGACAGCGAATTTTCTTACAACGTGAACTATCCGGGGATGTTGAAAATTGGCGCAGCTCTGCAAAATTTGTCGGGTCTTTCGGTATCACTTTCTGCTGAATATGTGGACTATTCTAATACTGAAATTGAGTTTGAAGAGAGTGAACTCTTTGAGGATGAAGTACTGGAAAATGATTTCATCCGGGAAGCCTATCAATCCGTTTGGAGTTATCGTGCCGGTTTTGCATATGATGTAAACCCGGGCCTAACCCTTCGCGGCGGGTATGGTTTTAAACCCAGTAGATTTGATGACGGAATCGATGATAAAACTGCGTATTCGTTTGGTGCAGGTTTTACGGTGGGAGAGGGGCTTCGGTTTGAGGCCGCTGCCCGCTATCTAACCTGGGATGAAGAATCCACTGTTTACGAGTACGGTGAGTATAATTACGAACCTCTGCCCGATAACCTGCCTGCCGTAAATTTCCGGTCTGAAACGGCAAACAGGGCAGTCAATCAATGGCAAATACTGGGGACTATCCGGGTTAGGATGTAA
- a CDS encoding universal stress protein — translation MDEQAFSRFLLGSVAEKVVRLAHTPVMVVENESDVDNFDKILVTTDFSDNAAEAYPYAIDIAEKSGGTVELLHVLSFEQFDEDEKDLSLRKIREERLKLLEKEHFGRINGNVSNQVIVSKDSVHEAIFNHVENNDYDLIVMATVGRTGINYLMMGSTTANVIRHVKTAVLSVNPKKG, via the coding sequence ATGGACGAACAGGCTTTCTCACGTTTCCTGCTTGGTTCAGTAGCTGAAAAAGTTGTACGGCTTGCCCACACACCGGTAATGGTCGTTGAAAACGAATCGGATGTAGATAATTTTGATAAAATACTGGTAACAACCGATTTCTCTGATAATGCGGCTGAAGCATATCCATATGCAATAGATATTGCTGAAAAATCGGGGGGAACGGTAGAACTGTTGCATGTGCTCAGCTTTGAACAGTTTGATGAGGATGAAAAAGATCTTTCTCTTCGAAAAATTCGTGAGGAGCGTTTAAAACTTCTCGAAAAAGAACATTTCGGAAGAATTAATGGTAATGTGAGCAACCAGGTAATCGTGTCTAAAGATTCTGTGCACGAAGCTATTTTCAACCATGTAGAAAATAATGATTATGATCTGATTGTAATGGCAACCGTAGGCAGAACAGGTATCAACTATTTGATGATGGGAAGCACAACGGCTAACGTTATACGGCATGTAAAAACAGCCGTGCTAAGTGTAAACCCTAAAAAAGGTTAG
- a CDS encoding universal stress protein, with protein MKILVPIDFSERSQKALKVANKFAKLFDGTVTPFYSHLPISELDEPYALGLSSKMYQNFENLEEKLVSRAKEVAESLVDKSRLQDPAVVLGNPAEGIIDASEEYDYIIMSSHGRTGFLTFPAWFSS; from the coding sequence ATGAAAATTCTTGTCCCAATTGATTTTTCCGAGCGCAGCCAAAAAGCTTTAAAAGTAGCAAATAAATTTGCGAAACTTTTTGATGGAACAGTTACACCCTTTTATTCACATCTTCCAATATCTGAACTGGACGAACCTTATGCGTTAGGATTAAGCTCAAAAATGTATCAGAATTTTGAAAATTTGGAGGAAAAGTTGGTTAGCCGCGCAAAAGAGGTGGCAGAGAGCCTTGTTGATAAGAGCAGATTGCAGGACCCTGCTGTGGTTTTGGGAAATCCGGCGGAAGGTATTATAGATGCCTCGGAAGAATACGATTACATTATCATGAGCAGCCATGGACGAACAGGCTTTCTCACGTTTCCTGCTTGGTTCAGTAGCTGA